gagatcaagatacatcttcgtagaacgtgggtgcacggaatacctagaagtgtgagcctcggtcatgattctttcccggagaccatctacaatTGGAACACATggccgcccttggtaccttattGTACCATCATCCGTGCCAAGAGGAAAAGCCATTGTTTTATGTTTGTGAATCCACTCCTTCAACTGTAACTGTACCAACAATTGATCATCGTATTGCCTCTCTTTGTCTTCcacaacaagcaatgattcagccctattttgcacaactaCACCTCCTTCACTAGTGTCCGCAAGACGAATTCCCAAACTAGCTAAATGGTGAACCTCCCTGGCCAACGGCCtctgacatgcctccaagtgagccaaactacccatagattttcggttAAGAGCATCCGctaccacattggctttccccaggtgatataggatatcgatgtcATAGTCcatgagtaactcaagccatcttctctgcctcagatttagcaccttctatttgaaaatatattgaaggctcttatggtctgtgaatacatccacatggaccccactgccgcaagttctaagtcatgtgttggataattattttcatgattcttgagttgcctagaagcataagctatcaccttgccatgttgcattaatacacacccaagcccgatccttgaagcatcgcaatataccacaaacccttatgtaccctctggtagggtcaacactggcgtcgtagtcaatcttgatttgaactccttgaagctcctttcacaagcatcagaccactggaacttaactgctttctgagtcaatttagtcaacggagaggcaagagtagagaacccctccaaaatcttcatgtaataccctgctaaagccaagaaactgcgaatctcgatTGGctttgtaggtctaggccaattcttcactcctgaaatcttttgaggatccactttaattccttctttgcagacaacatgacccaagaatgtgacatattcgagccaaaattcacactttgaaaatttcgcgtacagttggtgctgatgaagagtctgcaacactgTCATGacatgatcggcatggtcctcccgaccttgtgaatacacaagaatatcgtcaatgaacactatcacaaaggagtcgaggaaaggcttgaaaacccgattcataaggtCCATGAAAGCTGTCGCGGCATTAGTTAGCCCGAAagatattaccagaaattcaaaatgcccatacagGGTTCTGaaagttgttttcggaatatcctgctccctgatcttcaattggtgatacccagatcgtaaatcaattttggtgAAGTATCTAGCACACTGTAACTGATcgaacaaatcatctattcttggtaacgggtacttatttttgattgtgactttgttgagctgccggtagtcagTACACATACtcagcgatccatctttcttccttacaaagagaatcggtgcaccccatggtgacacactctatcggatgaaacccttctctaacaaatccttcaattgctcctttagttcctttaattctgctggtgccatcctgtaaggcggaatggatataggctgcgtgcctggcatcacatcaatctcaaaatcaatctccctatctagcGGAATCACAGGgagccatcctagaccgacaaatccgcaatctacgaaataaggaggtagcttccgtaaaggttttatggaggagcaagaatgtagaagagatgacgtgggaatcggaggaagaaatgaagtctaaatacccccacctatttcaaaatgaagatatggttcgagatgggacgctacaacatagctctatgtaggctagcaggtcatcaggtaagcttttatttttcactttcaatatttatgatttacggtcggtgaggcaaattgctgctatttataaagattggccatgtgtggcatgcatagtatgtttctggctacgtgcaggttggttttaacctagtgtacgaaggatactctggaaaaagtttccaaagtctccaagagtaaacattcgaggacgaatgttcccaaggggggagtgatgttacaccctatattttcgtatgtaaaaatgcgtcgtaagcaaactaatgtaggacaaaaaaatgagataatatttaaaagtatataaagtaagttaatcatgttacctctgaggttacaaatattgaagatcatgaacaacaagtacaaagagggttggacagttcagaagctaaagcaattaaataaaacaatgtttcatcgaaagtcgacaagttgggaatgttataacatgtacctttggggtgagactagggtgattaacatgataaagagattatgttatgatttatattagtcatattacatccgtgagttatgtttttaagtcaagcgagttgtggaacaaaagtcgatgaaagtcatcacaagttacattcataagttttactgaaactttgggtcaaatgtaactgcaattttctcccaatatacttagagttatggtgtgttccacccatcaaattaaatatctatgagtctattttccaacgcattaaaccatttgtaaatacaacatcggagtagagagatatgtgcatttttgcgatactgcgcaagctgctaggtgacaagtaggtgtgtcacctacttgcttaaatgaaagcccaaaaatgggccatttcgggtcgtccaaagaggccttttaagggcctattttcttcatatattagactcaaaatagagcataataaccagacataagctctgcaaagaatcctcccaaaaatttcccacaaaccctaattgattttctctccctttcaagttccaattggaggtaaaacttagagtttgaagaaccaagataggagctgagttatccaacaaataaggtgagtttactgctctctttcatccattttttcttctgtaaattcatggtaagtcgttctatacttgtaagaactcacgggatggtgatcggaagccgtgagttcgagttattcacttgtagcggactgttttgtggactgttttgtgttgctgttgggctgcgtgttttattactattttgtggagttttggaggaggaagggggtttataaacaccatataaatgtagggtggttggctggtcgttcgtcataacattttcggatcgtttgacactactacagtggtcgttttgtgtacgaagagattggggtgtgttgggctgttttgtagtatttgatggtgtatatagggctggaaaatgatgtatatatgttgttattgttctgtccttgtattgttggtgttatcttgaagttggaggaagggcatattataggggagatgctgcccgttttaatacaaaataggtttgtcgttcgttgtgcgatagttgtacctttcgtaacttaacgatagtattattatcattcttgtagattaaggtgcgaagaggtgagttcaacttggtgattgaaaagattgtgataaggtatgttaaggctaagccttccttcattttggcatgatctcgtagctacatgtgttagtaatgagacaaaaagagaagttcatattcatgaatttattcacac
The DNA window shown above is from Nicotiana tomentosiformis chromosome 8, ASM39032v3, whole genome shotgun sequence and carries:
- the LOC138897450 gene encoding uncharacterized protein, yielding MDYDIDILYHLGKANVVADALNRKSMGSLAHLEACQRPLAREVHHLASLGIRLADTSEGGVVVQNRAESLLVVEDKERQYDDQLLVQLQLKEWIHKHKTMAFPLGTDDGTIRYQGRPCVPIVDGLRERIMTEAHTSRYSVHPRSTKMYLDLKEVYWWNGMKRNMADFVARCPNCQQVKAEHQRPGGLA